The following are from one region of the Falco biarmicus isolate bFalBia1 chromosome 1, bFalBia1.pri, whole genome shotgun sequence genome:
- the FAM222A gene encoding protein FAM222A isoform X2, translating into MLACLQRTQNPPAQHLACPNKALEPRKCETVAPMHSPRYPSPAELDAYAQKVANSPLTIKIFPTNIRVPQHKHLNRTVNGYDTTGQRYSPYPLHAGGYQGLLAIVKASGKSVVKNSEGKRTKLSPAQVGVAPYPASSTLAQGPSCAGQLSYHGGQKQLEGPVPPNVTVAASVLPLAGRSLALPPSNLPSIQSIIYQINQQCQAQGAQPGCPAVVATNPSPAKHGAFAGATAYASAVLPECRKGAELALGSNPAVALGPKAGIYPEGMDYLVWQQKQQQHLRMYSGGSGGGGALSKSPETCAGASRPYALGGAAEKVSSSPLNCMHGNFSVGQYFAPPWNSILVTPNSDCYNPPELGAGPRELGVPPTEGLPSKTLCNTSILSSSLQSLEYLINDIHPPCIKEQMLGKGYETVSVPRLLDHQHAHIRLPVYR; encoded by the coding sequence GCGAGACGGTGGCACCCATGCATTCCCCGCGCTACCCCAGCCCCGCCGAGCTGGACGCCTACGCACAGAAGGTGGCCAACAGCCCACTGACCATcaagatcttccccaccaaCATCAGGGTCCCCCAGCACAAGCACCTTAACCGGACGGTCAATGGCTACGACACCACAGGGCAGCGCTACAGCCCCTATCCCCTGCACGCCGGCGGCTACCAGGGCCTCCTGGCCATTGTCAAAGCCTCCGGTAAAAGCGTGGTGAAGAACTCGGAGGGGAAGCGGACTAAGCTCTCGCCCGCCCAGGTCGGTGTCGCTCCCTACCCCGCGTCAAGCACTTTAGCTCAAGGTCCCTCCTGTGCCGGGCAGCTGAGCTACCACGGTGGCCAGAAGCAGCTGGAGGGCCCCGTACCCCCCAATGTGACGGTGGCGGCCTCCGTGCTGCCGCTGGCGGGCAGGAGCCTGGCCCTGCCGCCGTCCAACCTGCCCTCCATCCAGAGTATCATCTACCAGATCAATCAGCAGTGCCAGGCGCAGGGCGCCCAGCCGGGCTGCCCGGCCGTGGTGGCCACCAACCCCAGCCCGGCCAAGCACGGCGCCTTCGCTGGTGCCACCGCGTACGCCAGCGCCGTCCTGCCAGAGTGCCGCAAGGGTGCTGAGCTGGCGCTGGGCTCCAACCCAGCTGTGGCCCTGGGACCCAAGGCGGGCATCTACCCCGAGGGCATGGACTACCTGGtctggcagcagaagcagcagcagcacctgcgAATGTACAGCGGGGGCAgtggcggcgggggggcccTCAGCAAGTCCCCCGAGACGTGTGCGGGCGCCTCGCGCCCCTACGCCCTGGGTGGCGCGGCCGAGAAGGTGAGCTCGTCCCCCTTGAACTGCATGCACGGCAACTTCTCAGTGGGGCAGTACTTCGCCCCCCCTTGGAACAGCATCCTTGTGACCCCCAACAGCGACTGTTACAACCCGCCGGAGCTGGGGGCCGGGCCCCGCGAGCTGGGGGTGCCCCCCACCGAGGGGCTGCCCAGCAAGACGCTCTGCAATACCTccatcctcagcagcagcctccagtcCCTGGAGTATCTCATCAACGACATCCACCCGCCTTGCATCAAGGAGCAGATGCTGGGCAAGGGCTACGAGACCGTGTCTGTGCCAAGGCTCTTGGACCACCAGCACGCCCACATCCGCTTGCCCGTCTACAGATAA